The following proteins come from a genomic window of Nymphalis io chromosome 6, ilAglIoxx1.1, whole genome shotgun sequence:
- the LOC126769173 gene encoding neurotrophin 1-like — protein sequence MVEIHYPLAVFFICYLMAMVTVGDKLPPPLVSQSCKKIGICETVANYPTLLARKLIQELKNNNTIFTSDNEDDISELNNYQLRRAYNTKIYQSGTFSKWLDTPRTEFRISDLDEDYFDESDDEIKLCESIVQYKRPLLAENRNNTWEYILNDKVHPVQQYRTVICKTSNSRCSQKLRPAPNYEATCIQKWTFKEMYYIDKEQQVAKAYFKVPTCCSCKLFHLN from the exons ATGGTTGAAATACACTATCCTCTTGCTGtgttttttatctgt tatctgATGGCAATGGTAACGGTTGGAGata AACTACCGCCGCCCTTGGTCAGTCAAAGTTGTAAAAAAATTGGAATTTGTGAAACAGTCGCTAACTATCCAACTTTATTAGCAAGGAAACTAATTCAAGAA CTTAAGAACAACAATACCATATTTACTAGTGACAATGAAGACGACATCAGCGAACTTAATAACTATCAATTACGCCGTGCATACAATACGAAGATTTATCAAAGTGGTACATTTtcg AAATGGTTGGACACTCCCAGAACAGAGTTTAGAATTTCAGATCTTGATGAAGATTATTTTGATGAAAGCGATGACGAAATAAAACTTTGTGAATCCATTGTTCAG TATAAACGTCCTCTACTTGCTGAAAATAGAAACAATACGTGggaatacatattaaatgacAAAGTCCATCCAGTTCAACAATATCGTACTGTAATTTGCAA GACTTCAAATTCAAGGTGCTCTCAGAAACTTAGACCAGCACCAAACTACGAAGCTACATGCATACAAAAGTGGACCTTTaaagaaatgtattatattgataaagaaCAACAGGTTGCAAAAGCCTATTTTAAAGTTCCGACATGTTGCTcttgtaaattatttcatttgaattaa
- the LOC126769179 gene encoding protein CutA homolog, which produces MLMLVNRRHLLAFYLSVLRPCFVIAQLNMSSGSIDADKYSVAYVTVPNTDVGKTIGHGLVKNKLAACVNIVPQITSIYEWKNEINEDNEALLMIKTRTSLVDKLTEFVRSNHPYEVCEVISLPIKNGNPPYLKWIGEMVPDSN; this is translated from the exons ATGCTCATGTTGGTGAACCGAAGACATTTATTGGCTTTTTATTTGTCTGTATTAAGACCCTGTTTTGTCATCGCACAATTAAATATGTCCTCTGGCAGCATCGATGCAG ATAAATACTCAGTAGCTTATGTTACCGTTCCAAACACAGATGTCGGAAAAACGATTGGTCATGGGCTTGTTAAGAACAAACTAGCTGCGTGCGTCAACATTGTTCCTCAAATAACATCAATCTATGAATGGaagaatgaaattaatgaaGATAATGAG GCTTTGCTGATGATAAAGACAAGGACATCACTCGTCGACAAGCTTACAGAATTTGTACGTTCAAATCATCCTTATGAAGTATGTGAAGTTATTTCGCTTCCAATCAAAAATGGTAACCCACCATATTTGAAATGGATCGGGGAGATGGTCCCTGATAGTAATTAA